In one Vibrio sp. VB16 genomic region, the following are encoded:
- a CDS encoding MetQ/NlpA family lipoprotein → MKFSLKNLLITATAASTLILAGCGDKEVDSNKIKIGVMAGAEAQVAEVAAKVAKEKYNLDVELVTFTDYVTPNAALDDGSVDINAFQHKPYLDQQIADRGYKLAIAGNSFVYPIAGYSKQVTSVDQIADGSRIAVPNDPTNLGRSLLLLEQQGLLKLRADTGLSGTIRDIVENPKNITIVELDAAQLPRSLDDVALSIINTTYASSINLTPEKDGIFVEDKKSPYVNLIVARTDNVESEKVQNFVKAYQTDEVYKAASEIFKGGVVKGW, encoded by the coding sequence ATGAAATTTAGTCTTAAAAATTTGCTCATAACAGCGACAGCGGCATCAACTCTAATATTGGCAGGCTGCGGTGACAAAGAAGTGGATAGCAACAAAATAAAAATCGGTGTAATGGCAGGAGCAGAAGCTCAAGTGGCTGAAGTAGCGGCAAAAGTAGCAAAAGAGAAGTACAACTTAGATGTTGAACTTGTCACGTTCACTGACTACGTCACGCCTAACGCAGCACTTGATGATGGTTCTGTAGATATCAATGCCTTCCAGCACAAGCCCTATCTTGATCAACAGATTGCTGACCGTGGCTACAAGCTTGCTATCGCAGGTAACTCGTTTGTTTACCCTATTGCGGGTTACTCTAAGCAGGTTACATCCGTTGACCAAATTGCTGATGGCTCACGTATCGCAGTCCCTAACGACCCAACTAACTTAGGTCGTTCATTACTACTTCTTGAGCAACAAGGGTTGCTTAAACTACGCGCCGATACTGGCCTTTCTGGCACCATTCGCGATATCGTAGAGAACCCTAAAAACATCACCATCGTAGAGCTAGACGCAGCACAACTTCCTCGTTCTCTTGACGATGTTGCACTATCAATCATTAACACGACCTATGCGAGCAGCATCAATCTAACACCAGAGAAAGATGGCATATTCGTAGAAGACAAAAAGTCTCCATACGTAAACCTGATTGTGGCACGTACTGACAATGTCGAGTCAGAAAAAGTACAAAATTTCGTAAAAGCCTACCAAACAGATGAGGTCTATAAAGCCGCATCTGAGATCTTTAAAGGTGGTGTCG
- the metN gene encoding methionine ABC transporter ATP-binding protein MetN, producing MIKISNVNKVFYQGEKEIHALKEINLTVPQGHIFGVIGSSGAGKSTLIRCVNMLEAPTQGNVVVDGVDLTQLSKSELSEARRNIGMIFQHFNLLSSRTVFNNIALPLELAGINKEKIDTKVSELLSLVGLEDKRDTYPANLSGGQKQRVAIARALASDPKVLLCDEATSALDPATTQSILELLKEINRKLNITILLITHEMDVVKGICHQVAIIGDGELVEKGTVGEIFAHPKTELAHSFIRSTLDLSIPEDYQSRLQPDRIDGTHPLVRLEFTGETVDAPVMSQISRQFNIDVSILSSDLDYAGGVKFGMMVAELFGSEEDDNAAIKFLEEHKVKVEVLGYVL from the coding sequence ATGATTAAAATCAGCAACGTTAACAAGGTGTTCTATCAAGGCGAAAAAGAAATTCACGCCTTAAAAGAGATAAACCTAACCGTTCCACAAGGCCACATATTTGGTGTTATAGGTTCCTCCGGTGCAGGAAAAAGCACACTTATCCGTTGTGTAAACATGTTAGAAGCCCCTACACAGGGTAACGTTGTCGTCGACGGAGTCGATTTGACTCAGTTATCTAAATCAGAGTTAAGCGAAGCTCGTCGCAATATTGGTATGATATTTCAACACTTTAACTTGCTTTCTTCTCGCACTGTTTTTAATAATATTGCCTTGCCTCTAGAGCTTGCAGGCATAAACAAGGAGAAAATAGACACCAAAGTTTCCGAGTTATTATCTTTGGTGGGGCTAGAGGATAAACGAGACACTTATCCGGCCAACCTAAGTGGTGGTCAAAAACAACGTGTCGCCATTGCAAGAGCGTTAGCGTCTGACCCTAAAGTCTTGCTATGTGACGAAGCCACCAGTGCATTAGACCCGGCAACTACACAATCAATCCTTGAATTGCTGAAAGAGATCAACCGTAAACTGAACATAACTATTCTACTCATTACTCACGAAATGGATGTTGTTAAAGGCATATGTCATCAAGTCGCCATCATAGGAGACGGTGAACTTGTCGAAAAAGGCACGGTTGGTGAAATTTTTGCTCACCCGAAAACAGAACTCGCGCACAGTTTTATTCGCTCTACGTTAGACCTCTCTATTCCAGAGGACTACCAATCTAGGCTACAACCAGATCGTATTGACGGAACGCATCCGCTCGTCAGGCTTGAATTTACTGGAGAGACAGTAGATGCCCCCGTTATGAGCCAGATCTCTCGTCAGTTTAATATCGATGTGAGCATCTTAAGTTCCGACCTAGATTACGCAGGCGGTGTTAAGTTCGGAATGATGGTCGCAGAGTTGTTTGGCTCAGAAGAAGATGACAATGCAGCGATCAAATTTTTAGAAGAACACAAAGTTAAAGTAGAGGTGCTTGGTTATGTCCTTTGA
- a CDS encoding methionine ABC transporter permease: MSFDSITQWLSFNSGLLLGATGETLYMVAVSGLVGFAVGIPLGVILHITKKGGLAENTKLNGGLGAVVNIGRSVPFLVLMVAIIPVTKLLVGTFIGTTAAIVPLTIGAIPFVARLIEGALLEVPGGLVEAAQSMGATPFQIITKVLLPEALPTIINAVTITLVTLVSYSAMAGTVGGGGLGDVAIRYGFHRYDVVIMAVTVVMLIVLVQIIQSIGDTFVRRVDHR; encoded by the coding sequence ATGTCCTTTGATTCTATTACTCAATGGTTAAGCTTTAATAGTGGCCTATTATTGGGCGCCACAGGTGAAACGCTTTATATGGTTGCCGTTTCTGGTTTGGTCGGATTTGCAGTAGGTATTCCGCTAGGTGTTATCTTACACATCACCAAAAAAGGTGGCCTTGCAGAAAACACCAAATTGAATGGTGGCTTAGGTGCCGTTGTGAACATTGGCCGCTCAGTACCATTTCTGGTCCTAATGGTCGCTATCATCCCAGTAACAAAACTTTTAGTTGGTACGTTTATCGGTACAACAGCCGCAATCGTCCCTCTTACCATCGGTGCCATCCCCTTTGTTGCCCGTCTAATTGAAGGCGCATTGCTTGAAGTCCCGGGTGGCCTTGTAGAGGCGGCACAATCTATGGGAGCAACGCCTTTCCAAATCATTACCAAGGTACTGCTTCCTGAGGCTCTGCCTACCATAATCAATGCCGTCACTATCACTTTAGTCACACTAGTAAGCTACTCAGCCATGGCAGGTACCGTTGGTGGTGGAGGTCTAGGTGACGTCGCCATTCGATACGGCTTTCATCGATATGATGTTGTCATCATGGCGGTCACCGTGGTGATGTTGATAGTACTGGTTCAAATAATTCAATCGATAGGCGATACATTCGTCCGTCGTGTTGACCACAGATAA